The following proteins come from a genomic window of Aggregicoccus sp. 17bor-14:
- the hutI gene encoding imidazolonepropionase: MPALELLVRNTSEVLTLKGSPREPAEKALTAWPQACVGVLGGRVAFVGPESALPAAAVTGSTQVLDAGGGFVGPGFVDPHTHLVFAGERSAEFDLRNQGATYLEIAQAGGGIVSTVRATRAAGEARLVELALPRLRRLLSYGVTTAEVKSGYGLDVESELAMLRAVRALGARAPVSLVPTLLCAHALPEEYRGRREAYLDLCVEQILPRVAAEGLARFCDVFAEEGAFTKEEARRMLEAGKRHGLLPRLHADQLTPFGAAELAAELGAATADHLEQVSEAGIRALAAAGVSAVLVPTSTLFLRMRPYAPGRRLREAGVNVALGTNVNPGSAMSENLPLAMGLACLENGLSAAEAYWAATRGAALALRLEGAGRLAPGDPADLVLFGCESYRHLPYHLGINHARTVLKAGRVVHESTERVSGDGSLLCR, encoded by the coding sequence ATGCCCGCCCTCGAGCTGCTGGTCCGCAACACCTCCGAGGTGCTCACGCTCAAGGGGAGCCCCCGCGAGCCCGCGGAGAAGGCGCTCACCGCCTGGCCCCAGGCCTGCGTGGGCGTCCTCGGGGGCCGGGTCGCCTTCGTGGGGCCCGAGAGCGCGCTGCCGGCGGCCGCCGTCACCGGCAGCACGCAGGTGCTGGACGCGGGCGGCGGCTTCGTCGGGCCGGGCTTCGTGGACCCGCACACGCACCTCGTCTTCGCCGGGGAGCGCTCGGCGGAGTTCGACCTGCGCAACCAGGGCGCGACCTATCTGGAGATCGCCCAGGCGGGCGGCGGCATCGTGAGCACCGTGCGGGCGACCCGCGCGGCGGGCGAGGCGCGGCTGGTGGAGCTCGCCCTGCCCCGCCTGCGCCGCCTGCTCTCCTACGGCGTGACGACGGCCGAGGTGAAGAGCGGCTACGGCCTGGACGTGGAGAGCGAGCTCGCGATGCTGCGCGCCGTGCGGGCGCTGGGCGCGCGCGCGCCCGTGAGCCTGGTCCCCACGCTGCTGTGCGCGCATGCCCTTCCGGAGGAGTACCGCGGGCGGCGCGAGGCCTACCTCGACCTGTGCGTGGAGCAGATCCTCCCGCGCGTGGCGGCCGAGGGGCTCGCGCGCTTCTGCGACGTGTTCGCCGAGGAGGGCGCCTTCACGAAGGAGGAGGCGCGCCGCATGCTCGAGGCGGGCAAGCGGCACGGCCTGCTGCCGCGCCTGCACGCAGACCAGCTCACGCCCTTCGGCGCCGCAGAGCTCGCCGCGGAGCTGGGCGCGGCCACCGCGGACCACCTGGAGCAGGTGAGCGAGGCGGGCATCCGCGCGCTCGCGGCGGCCGGGGTGAGTGCGGTGCTGGTGCCCACCAGCACCCTCTTCCTGCGCATGCGCCCCTACGCCCCCGGGCGCCGCCTGCGCGAGGCGGGGGTGAACGTGGCGCTGGGCACCAACGTGAACCCCGGCTCCGCGATGAGCGAGAACCTGCCGCTCGCCATGGGGCTCGCCTGCCTGGAGAACGGCCTCAGCGCCGCCGAGGCCTACTGGGCGGCCACCCGCGGCGCGGCGCTCGCGCTGAGGCTCGAGGGGGCCGGCCGGCTCGCCCCGGGGGACCCGGCGGACCTGGTGCTCTTCGGCTGCGAGAGCTACCGCCACCTGCCCTACCACCTGGGCATCAACCACGCCCGCACCGTGCTCAAGGCGGGGCGGGTGGTGCACGAGTCGACAGAGCGGGTGTCCGGGGACGGCAGCCTGCTCTGTCGCTGA
- a CDS encoding class II glutamine amidotransferase, giving the protein MCRLFGFRSNVPTAVHRSLVTEKNSLLQQSREHKDGWGIASYGDAALPQVAHGLGAAHSDPDFERVSSLVASRAVVAHVRLASVGSVELRNAHPFLYGRWSFVHNGTVKRFAQHQQAIEALIRPDLRARIRGATDSERCFYLFLTFLGALRPLEAPAEAEDVARALAQTMREVSRLTDLPGETRPQERSSMNFLATDGDVMVATRRHRTLFFSESARREAGSPPSPGTRLAQLVIASERLCGEDHWHEVPEDGVVGVSRDLVLHRWQLDALAPLSCA; this is encoded by the coding sequence ATGTGCCGCCTCTTCGGGTTTCGCTCCAACGTCCCAACCGCCGTCCACCGCTCGCTCGTGACGGAGAAGAACTCGCTCCTGCAGCAGTCGCGCGAGCACAAGGACGGCTGGGGCATCGCCTCCTACGGGGACGCGGCGCTGCCGCAGGTGGCGCACGGGCTGGGCGCCGCGCACAGCGACCCGGACTTCGAGCGGGTGAGCAGCCTCGTCGCGAGCCGCGCGGTGGTGGCGCACGTGCGGCTCGCCTCGGTGGGCTCGGTGGAGCTGCGCAACGCGCACCCCTTCCTCTACGGGCGCTGGTCCTTCGTGCACAACGGCACGGTGAAGCGCTTCGCGCAGCACCAGCAGGCGATCGAGGCGCTCATCCGCCCGGACCTGCGCGCGCGCATCCGCGGCGCCACGGACTCCGAGCGCTGCTTCTACCTCTTCCTCACCTTCCTGGGAGCGCTGCGCCCCCTGGAGGCCCCGGCCGAGGCCGAGGACGTGGCGCGCGCGCTCGCCCAGACGATGCGCGAGGTGTCACGCCTCACCGATCTACCCGGTGAGACGCGGCCCCAGGAGCGCTCGTCCATGAACTTCCTCGCCACGGACGGCGACGTGATGGTGGCCACCCGCCGCCACCGAACCCTCTTCTTCTCCGAGTCCGCCCGCCGCGAGGCGGGCTCGCCGCCCAGCCCCGGCACCCGGCTCGCCCAGCTGGTCATCGCGAGCGAGCGCCTGTGCGGCGAGGACCACTGGCACGAGGTGCCCGAGGACGGCGTGGTGGGCGTGAGCCGCGACCTCGTCCTGCACCGCTGGCAGCTCGACGCGCTCGCGCCGCTGTCCTGCGCCTGA
- the hutU gene encoding urocanate hydratase, whose amino-acid sequence MSRVIRAPRGNTLSCKGWVQEAALRMLMNNLDPEVAERPEDLVVYGGTGKAARDWPSFERIVKSLQSLGDDETLLVQSGKPVGILKTHPDAPRVLLANSNLVGKWANWEHFHELEAKGLMMYGQMTAGSWIYIGTQGILQGTYETFAQAGRTHFGSADLAGRLVLSGGLGGMGGAQPLAATMNNAVFLGVEIDPARAQRRVETRYLDVVARDLDHALELCKDAQAKKKGLSVAVIGNAAQVFRELYRRGVRPDLVTDQTSAHDPLNGYVPTDLSLAAADELRRRDPQGYVKRARESMAMQVQAMLDFAKAGSHVFDYGNNIRAQAQLAGLADAFDFPGFVPAYIRPMFCEGLGPFRWVALSGDPADIRVTDEAILQLFPHKESLRRWITLAQERVAFQGLPARICWLGYGEREKAGLLFNELVRTGKVKAPIVIGRDHLDCGSVASPNRETEAMKDGSDAVADWPILNALAATANGASWVSFHHGGGVGMGYSLHSGVVIVADGTKEAARRLERVLTSDPGMGVLRHADAGYSEAVEVAKARGVKIPGITV is encoded by the coding sequence ATGTCTCGCGTCATCCGCGCCCCCCGGGGCAACACCCTCTCCTGCAAGGGCTGGGTCCAGGAGGCGGCGCTCCGCATGCTGATGAACAACCTGGACCCCGAGGTCGCGGAGCGGCCCGAGGACCTGGTGGTCTACGGCGGCACGGGCAAGGCGGCGCGCGACTGGCCCTCCTTCGAGCGCATCGTGAAGAGCCTGCAGTCGCTCGGCGACGACGAAACGCTGCTGGTGCAGTCCGGCAAGCCGGTGGGCATCCTCAAGACCCACCCGGACGCGCCGCGCGTGCTGCTCGCGAACTCGAACCTCGTGGGCAAGTGGGCCAACTGGGAGCACTTCCACGAGCTCGAGGCCAAGGGGCTGATGATGTACGGCCAGATGACGGCCGGCTCGTGGATCTACATCGGCACGCAGGGCATCCTGCAGGGCACCTACGAGACCTTCGCGCAGGCGGGCCGCACCCACTTCGGCAGCGCGGACCTCGCCGGGCGCCTGGTGCTCAGCGGCGGCCTGGGCGGCATGGGCGGCGCGCAGCCGCTCGCGGCCACCATGAACAATGCGGTGTTCCTGGGCGTGGAGATCGACCCGGCGCGCGCCCAGCGCCGCGTGGAGACGCGCTACCTGGACGTGGTGGCGCGCGACCTCGACCACGCGCTCGAGCTGTGCAAGGACGCGCAGGCGAAGAAGAAGGGCCTCTCGGTCGCGGTCATCGGCAACGCGGCGCAGGTGTTCCGCGAGCTGTACCGCCGCGGCGTGCGGCCGGACCTGGTCACGGACCAGACGAGCGCGCACGATCCGCTCAACGGCTACGTGCCCACGGACCTGAGCCTCGCGGCGGCGGACGAGCTGCGCCGGCGCGACCCGCAGGGCTACGTGAAGCGGGCGCGCGAGTCGATGGCGATGCAGGTGCAGGCGATGCTGGACTTCGCGAAGGCCGGCAGCCACGTCTTCGACTACGGCAACAACATCCGCGCCCAGGCGCAGCTCGCGGGGCTCGCGGACGCCTTCGACTTCCCGGGCTTCGTCCCGGCCTACATCCGCCCGATGTTCTGCGAGGGCCTGGGGCCCTTCCGCTGGGTGGCGCTCTCGGGAGACCCGGCGGACATCCGCGTGACGGACGAGGCCATCCTCCAGCTCTTCCCCCACAAGGAGTCGCTGCGCCGGTGGATCACGCTCGCGCAGGAGCGGGTGGCCTTCCAGGGCCTGCCCGCGCGCATCTGCTGGCTGGGCTACGGCGAGCGGGAGAAGGCGGGCCTGCTCTTCAACGAGCTGGTGCGCACCGGCAAGGTGAAGGCGCCCATCGTCATCGGGCGCGACCACCTGGACTGCGGCTCGGTGGCGAGCCCCAACCGCGAGACCGAGGCGATGAAGGACGGCTCGGACGCGGTGGCGGACTGGCCCATCCTCAACGCGCTCGCGGCCACCGCGAACGGCGCGTCCTGGGTGTCCTTCCACCACGGCGGCGGCGTGGGCATGGGCTACTCGCTGCACTCGGGCGTGGTCATCGTGGCGGACGGCACGAAGGAGGCCGCGCGCCGCCTCGAGCGCGTGCTGACGTCTGATCCGGGCATGGGCGTGCTGCGCCACGCGGACGCGGGCTACTCCGAGGCCGTGGAGGTGGCCAAGGCGCGCGGCGTGAAGATCCCGGGCATCACCGTCTAG